The Microbacter sp. GSS18 genome has a segment encoding these proteins:
- a CDS encoding aspartate/glutamate racemase family protein: MKILVVNCNTSTDTSRAIGAIARATASAGTEIVMVQPGWGVSSAEGYYESYVSAAAVLDALSEHGPVADAIVLAGFGEHGREGARQLLTAPVVDITEAAAIAAQLVGHRYGVVTTLSTTVAGIWDSLTLSGMSARCVGVRAAGIPVLDIHDDVHETAAALATEAEILVATGADAIVLGCAGMAGLDVALEQRVGVPVIDGVQAAIGLSETLVRMGKSTSKVGPYAPPNAHKPRPGWPLRQSAIVALDIDALTTTNTPGSS; encoded by the coding sequence ATGAAGATCCTTGTCGTGAACTGCAATACGTCGACCGACACCAGTCGCGCCATCGGCGCGATCGCCCGCGCCACGGCTTCTGCCGGCACCGAGATCGTGATGGTCCAGCCCGGGTGGGGTGTCTCCTCCGCAGAGGGCTATTACGAGAGCTACGTCAGCGCCGCGGCGGTTCTGGATGCGCTATCGGAACACGGCCCCGTCGCGGATGCGATCGTGTTGGCCGGGTTCGGCGAACACGGACGCGAAGGTGCTAGGCAACTGTTGACTGCCCCGGTGGTCGACATCACGGAGGCTGCCGCGATTGCGGCACAGCTGGTCGGCCACCGCTACGGTGTCGTCACCACCCTGTCCACGACGGTTGCCGGAATCTGGGACAGCCTGACACTGTCGGGGATGAGCGCCCGATGCGTCGGCGTACGCGCCGCAGGCATCCCCGTGCTCGACATCCACGATGACGTCCACGAAACGGCGGCAGCCCTCGCGACCGAAGCGGAGATCCTTGTCGCGACCGGCGCCGATGCCATCGTGCTGGGCTGCGCGGGAATGGCCGGACTCGACGTCGCACTCGAGCAGCGCGTAGGGGTGCCGGTGATCGATGGCGTTCAGGCGGCGATCGGACTGTCGGAGACGCTTGTACGAATGGGAAAGAGCACGAGCAAGGTAGGCCCATACGCACCGCCCAATGCACACAAGCCGCGGCCCGGCTGGCCCCTCCGCCAATCCGCGATCGTCGCTCTAGACATCGACGCGCTCACGACGACCAACACACCTGGGAGCTCCTGA
- a CDS encoding ABC transporter substrate-binding protein, with protein MPKSRNRYLASVPLLLTSALVISACAAQAPAAEDGSDAAGSTIVVSNRNEVTTLDPSQSSYLQVDTAVSPMYDTLLTYDDTGALVGSLASDFTYNDDATEITLTMRDDVVFHDGTPFTAADAKYTLDRIQTIGTGIVGQMAGYSSSEAVDDATLTITLEAPDALFASKLSRVYIVNSALVSENEGSDNAQSWLLNNDAGSGPYSLESSDSGTITYARFDDYFEFADDRPGTVVLRRIDELSASRDELLAGTVDATSVSAADIASVEDAGYTVVPVGSSMVIVWLNNATGATADPAVREALRLAYDYEGGLASIRNGAGQLNTTMLPAGLSCEADLPEVHQDLVEAQQILADAGLSDLTLTLSYQPAFEEQVQEATLLQSNLAEIGVELTLEPIAYADYLTSLTDWSTIPEMMLAGEGLPVPNPGVMITQVYDSAAVGTNKPAYSNPDVDALIAEVKATPDADAQCGLIQEIETILDADNASLPLYSTDSSWAFSDAIAAPSSAPRLPSGQLAIADLRVAD; from the coding sequence GTGCCGAAGTCACGCAATCGCTACCTCGCCTCCGTGCCTCTGCTCTTGACATCCGCCCTTGTCATCTCTGCATGCGCCGCCCAAGCCCCAGCCGCCGAAGACGGGTCCGACGCCGCCGGGAGCACGATCGTCGTTTCCAACCGCAACGAGGTCACGACACTCGACCCTTCGCAGTCGAGCTACCTCCAGGTGGACACGGCCGTCAGCCCCATGTACGACACCCTCCTCACGTACGACGACACCGGCGCCCTCGTTGGCTCGCTTGCAAGCGACTTCACGTACAACGACGACGCCACCGAGATCACACTGACGATGCGCGACGATGTCGTGTTCCACGACGGCACGCCGTTTACCGCGGCCGATGCGAAGTACACCCTCGACCGGATCCAGACCATCGGAACCGGAATCGTCGGGCAGATGGCCGGCTACTCCAGCTCCGAGGCGGTTGACGACGCGACGCTCACCATCACCCTCGAAGCGCCGGACGCCCTCTTCGCTTCCAAGCTCTCGCGGGTGTACATCGTGAACTCCGCACTCGTGTCCGAGAACGAAGGCTCGGACAACGCACAGAGTTGGTTGCTCAACAACGATGCCGGATCTGGTCCATACTCGCTGGAGTCGAGCGATTCCGGGACGATCACGTACGCCCGATTCGATGACTACTTCGAGTTCGCGGACGACCGTCCCGGGACTGTCGTTCTCCGACGCATCGACGAGCTGTCGGCATCTCGTGACGAGCTGCTGGCTGGTACGGTCGACGCGACGAGTGTCTCCGCGGCCGACATTGCGTCGGTCGAGGACGCAGGCTACACAGTCGTGCCAGTCGGCTCCTCGATGGTCATCGTGTGGCTCAACAACGCCACCGGTGCAACAGCCGACCCTGCAGTGCGGGAAGCCCTTCGCCTCGCGTACGACTATGAAGGCGGGCTCGCGAGCATCCGAAATGGTGCCGGACAGCTCAACACGACCATGCTCCCTGCGGGACTGTCCTGTGAGGCCGATCTGCCCGAGGTGCATCAGGATCTCGTCGAGGCGCAGCAGATCCTTGCCGATGCTGGGCTTTCGGATCTGACCCTGACCCTCAGCTACCAGCCCGCCTTCGAGGAGCAGGTGCAGGAGGCGACACTTCTTCAGTCCAACCTGGCCGAGATCGGCGTCGAGCTCACCCTCGAGCCGATCGCCTACGCGGACTACCTCACCTCGCTCACCGACTGGTCGACGATTCCCGAGATGATGCTTGCCGGGGAGGGGCTACCCGTCCCGAATCCTGGAGTGATGATCACGCAGGTGTACGACTCGGCCGCGGTGGGCACGAACAAGCCTGCCTACAGCAACCCGGATGTGGACGCGCTGATCGCAGAGGTCAAGGCGACGCCGGACGCGGATGCGCAGTGCGGGCTCATCCAGGAGATCGAGACGATCCTGGATGCGGACAACGCGTCGCTACCTCTGTACTCGACTGACAGCTCGTGGGCGTTCAGCGACGCGATCGCTGCTCCGTCGAGCGCACCGCGCCTGCCGTCCGGCCAGCTCGCGATCGCCGACCTCAGGGTCGCTGACTGA